One Pseudomonas brassicacearum genomic region harbors:
- the rpsA gene encoding 30S ribosomal protein S1 codes for MSESFAELFEESLKTLNLQAGSIITGVIVDIDYQARWVTVHAGLKSEALIPLEQFYNDAGELNINVGDEVHVALDSVEDGFGETKLSREKAKRAECWIVLEAAFAAEEVVKGVINGKVKGGFTVDVNGIRAFLPGSLVDVRPVRDTTHLEGKELEFKVIKLDQKRNNVVVSRRSVLEAENSAEREALLESLQEGQQVKGIVKNLTDYGAFVDLGGVDGLLHITDMAWKRIKHPSEIVNVGDEIDVKVLKYDRERNRVSLGLKQLGEDPWVAIKARYPESTRVTARVTNLTDYGCFAELEEGVEGLVHVSEMDWTNKNIHPSKVVQVGDEVEVMVLDIDEERRRISLGIKQCKSNPWEDFSGQFNKGDKISGTIKSITDFGIFIGLDGGIDGLVHLSDISWNEVGEEAVRRFKKGDELDTVILSVDPERERISLGIKQLESDPFSEYVQENDKGAIVKGIVKEVDAKGAIITLADDIEATLKASEISRDRVEDARNVLKEGEEVEAKIISVDRKSRVIQLSIKSKDVEEEKEAIQSLRDKPASDTSAPGPTTLGDLLRAQMEKQN; via the coding sequence ATGAGCGAAAGCTTTGCGGAACTCTTTGAAGAAAGCCTGAAAACCCTGAACCTTCAGGCAGGCTCCATCATCACCGGTGTTATCGTTGATATCGATTACCAAGCTCGCTGGGTAACCGTTCACGCTGGTCTGAAGTCTGAAGCACTCATCCCGCTTGAGCAGTTCTACAACGACGCTGGCGAACTGAACATCAACGTCGGTGACGAAGTTCACGTTGCGCTGGACTCGGTTGAAGATGGCTTTGGTGAAACCAAGCTGTCCCGTGAAAAAGCCAAGCGCGCTGAATGCTGGATCGTTCTGGAAGCGGCTTTCGCAGCTGAGGAAGTGGTCAAGGGCGTTATCAACGGTAAGGTTAAAGGCGGCTTCACTGTCGACGTTAACGGCATCCGTGCGTTCCTGCCAGGTTCCCTGGTTGACGTCCGTCCAGTGCGCGACACCACGCACCTGGAAGGCAAAGAGCTGGAATTCAAGGTCATCAAGCTGGACCAGAAGCGCAACAACGTTGTCGTTTCCCGTCGCAGTGTCCTGGAAGCCGAGAACTCCGCCGAGCGTGAAGCTCTGCTGGAATCGCTGCAGGAAGGCCAGCAGGTCAAAGGTATCGTCAAGAACCTCACCGATTACGGCGCATTCGTCGATCTGGGTGGCGTCGATGGCTTGCTGCACATCACCGACATGGCCTGGAAGCGTATCAAGCATCCTTCGGAAATCGTCAACGTTGGCGACGAGATCGATGTCAAGGTTCTGAAGTACGATCGCGAGCGCAATCGTGTTTCCCTGGGCCTCAAGCAACTGGGCGAAGATCCATGGGTTGCTATCAAAGCCCGTTACCCAGAAAGCACCCGCGTCACCGCTCGTGTTACCAACCTGACCGACTATGGCTGCTTCGCTGAGCTGGAAGAAGGCGTTGAAGGCCTGGTACACGTTTCCGAAATGGACTGGACCAACAAGAACATCCACCCTTCGAAAGTCGTACAAGTCGGCGACGAAGTGGAAGTCATGGTTCTGGACATCGACGAAGAGCGTCGTCGTATCTCCCTCGGCATCAAGCAGTGCAAATCTAACCCATGGGAAGATTTCTCTGGCCAGTTCAACAAGGGCGATAAAATCTCCGGCACCATCAAGTCGATCACCGATTTCGGTATCTTCATTGGTCTGGACGGCGGCATCGACGGCCTGGTTCACCTGTCCGACATCTCCTGGAACGAAGTGGGCGAAGAAGCCGTACGCCGTTTCAAGAAGGGCGACGAGCTGGACACCGTTATCCTGTCGGTTGACCCAGAGCGCGAGCGCATCTCCCTGGGTATCAAGCAACTGGAAAGCGATCCGTTCTCCGAGTACGTTCAAGAGAACGACAAAGGCGCAATCGTTAAGGGCATCGTGAAAGAAGTTGACGCTAAAGGCGCCATCATCACCCTGGCCGACGATATCGAAGCGACTCTGAAAGCCTCCGAAATCAGCCGTGACCGCGTTGAAGACGCGCGCAACGTTCTGAAAGAAGGCGAAGAAGTAGAAGCCAAGATCATCAGCGTTGACCGCAAGAGCCGCGTAATCCAGCTCTCCATCAAGTCGAAAGACGTTGAAGAAGAGAAAGAAGCAATCCAGAGCCTGCGCGACAAGCCAGCTTCGGACACTTCTGCTCCTGGTCCTACCACTCTGGGCGACCTGTTGCGTGCACAGATGGAAAAGCAGAACTAA
- the ihfB gene encoding integration host factor subunit beta: MTKSELIERIVTHQGLLSSKDVELAIKTMLEQMSQCLATGDRIEIRGFGSFSLHYRAPRVGRNPKTGQSVSLDGKFVPHFKPGKELRDRVNEEEGDEL; encoded by the coding sequence ATGACGAAGTCGGAGTTGATCGAACGAATTGTCACCCATCAAGGGCTACTCTCATCCAAGGATGTGGAGCTGGCTATCAAGACCATGCTTGAGCAAATGTCCCAATGCCTGGCTACGGGAGATCGTATCGAGATCCGTGGTTTCGGCAGCTTCTCCCTCCACTATCGCGCGCCGCGTGTGGGGCGCAATCCTAAGACCGGCCAGTCCGTCAGTCTTGATGGGAAATTTGTCCCTCATTTCAAGCCGGGCAAAGAGCTTAGGGATCGCGTGAATGAGGAGGAGGGGGATGAGCTCTGA
- a CDS encoding lipopolysaccharide assembly protein LapA domain-containing protein: MWNFKRLAMVVLAVLAASAIVLFVLENHQPVALLFLGWSAPQLPVSVFVLLAFLAGMLIGPLLTWFMSARRRLK, encoded by the coding sequence ATGTGGAACTTCAAACGTCTGGCGATGGTCGTACTTGCGGTTCTCGCCGCCTCAGCTATTGTTCTGTTCGTGCTTGAAAATCATCAGCCGGTCGCGCTCTTGTTCTTGGGCTGGTCAGCCCCGCAGCTTCCGGTTTCAGTTTTCGTGCTGTTGGCGTTTCTCGCAGGTATGCTGATCGGTCCGTTACTTACGTGGTTCATGAGTGCGCGTCGGCGGTTGAAATAA
- a CDS encoding LPS O-antigen chain length determinant protein WzzB — MQNNRAEIRGSDEIDLIELVRGLWAQKWLIVGITILVTAGAATYAFLSKPVYEAKLFIMPPTQNGIAELNYGRGGKGSGLEPYSIQYVYDVFARNLQGESLRQSFFNDIYLPSLDESQRKGALDRLYGRFSRELVIKGPAKDTPDRFSVTVQGGDPVRVTEWAKAYVKRASGAAESELIKNVTTEASVKARNLEQRIVSLRETAQRVREDRIQQLREALKIAEAIGLSTPTINSSAAVDITVDTGNKMDYQRGSKALAAEIVALESRASDDAFIANLRTLQMRYNFYRKLNVDSEHLSVYRQDGSVEVPGSPIKPKKVLIVGLGLFAGLVLGVFVALVCFVLLRSQGGRWTKEAGGN; from the coding sequence ATGCAAAATAATCGTGCTGAAATACGTGGCTCGGATGAGATTGATCTGATTGAGCTTGTGCGTGGGCTTTGGGCTCAGAAGTGGTTGATCGTTGGTATTACTATTCTGGTCACTGCTGGTGCCGCCACCTATGCGTTTCTTAGTAAGCCAGTCTACGAAGCCAAGCTTTTTATCATGCCTCCTACTCAGAATGGTATTGCTGAGCTGAACTATGGGCGGGGTGGAAAAGGCTCTGGTCTGGAGCCTTATTCCATTCAATATGTTTATGACGTGTTTGCCCGAAATCTTCAGGGTGAATCCCTCCGTCAAAGTTTCTTCAATGATATATATCTCCCTTCGCTTGATGAGTCTCAGCGAAAGGGGGCTCTAGACCGATTGTATGGGCGTTTCTCCCGAGAGTTAGTCATAAAGGGGCCTGCTAAGGATACTCCTGATCGTTTTTCGGTGACTGTGCAAGGTGGCGATCCCGTGCGGGTGACAGAGTGGGCCAAGGCATATGTTAAGCGTGCTAGTGGCGCTGCTGAGTCCGAGCTGATCAAGAACGTCACGACTGAAGCATCTGTGAAGGCGAGAAATCTGGAGCAGCGAATTGTCAGCTTGCGTGAGACTGCGCAACGGGTCCGTGAGGATCGGATTCAGCAGTTGCGCGAGGCGCTAAAAATCGCTGAGGCGATTGGCCTGTCTACGCCAACTATAAATTCTTCTGCTGCGGTGGATATTACTGTAGATACGGGTAATAAAATGGATTACCAGCGAGGCAGCAAAGCTTTGGCTGCTGAGATTGTCGCGCTGGAATCTAGAGCTTCCGATGATGCGTTTATAGCGAATTTACGAACACTGCAAATGCGTTATAACTTCTATCGTAAGTTGAATGTAGATTCTGAACATCTTTCAGTTTATCGGCAGGATGGTAGTGTTGAGGTGCCGGGAAGTCCGATTAAACCCAAAAAAGTCTTGATCGTTGGCCTTGGTCTTTTCGCTGGGCTTGTGTTGGGCGTATTTGTCGCATTGGTTTGCTTTGTATTGTTACGCAGTCAAGGTGGTCGATGGACCAAGGAAGCCGGTGGGAACTGA
- a CDS encoding polysaccharide biosynthesis protein, with product MDKVRSALLGLPRRHKRAIQVATDVVLVWAALWLAFVVRLGVEALASPIETHLWLFASAPLIAIPIFIRFGMYRAVMRYFGNDALITICKAVSLSALLLALVVYWYSNHKTVVPRSIIFNYWWLSLIMIGGLRLMMRQYFLGDWFTAAQHVPFTNRDDGLPKVAIYGAGAAGNQLVAALRMGRVMRPVAFIDDDNSIADRVIAGLQVYQPKHIQKMIDTTGAQEILLAVPSSSRGRRREILTLLEGFPLHVRSVPGFMDLASGRVKVDDIQEVDIADLLGRDPVPAQADLLEHCIAGQSVLVTGAGGSIGSELCRQILALKPTTLLLLDHSEFNLYSILSELEPRIVRESLSVRLLPILGSVRDQNKLLDVMKTWNVDTVYHAAAYKHVPMVEHNIAEGVLNNVIGTLNTAQAALQAGVSNFVLISTDKAVRPTNVMGSTKRLAELTLQALSRELAPVLFGDKANVSRVNKTRFTMVRFGNVLGSSGSVIPLFHKQIKSGGPLTVTHPKITRYFMTIPEAAQLVIQAGSMGLGGDVFVLDMGEPVKIVELAQKMIHLSGLSIRSEKNPQGDISIVFTGLRPGEKLYEELLIGDNVVATQHPMIMSANEDHLPWDVLKTRLTELLAAIEHDDYARVRQLLRDTVSGYAPDGEIVDWIYQQRRLEP from the coding sequence ATGGATAAAGTGAGATCGGCTTTGCTGGGGTTGCCAAGGCGCCACAAGCGCGCAATCCAAGTAGCTACAGATGTGGTTTTGGTTTGGGCCGCTCTGTGGCTGGCATTCGTCGTTCGACTGGGTGTCGAGGCATTGGCCAGTCCGATCGAAACGCACCTTTGGCTTTTTGCTTCCGCTCCGTTGATTGCCATTCCAATTTTCATCCGCTTCGGCATGTATCGTGCTGTCATGCGATATTTTGGTAACGATGCGCTGATCACCATTTGCAAGGCGGTCAGCCTTTCAGCGCTACTGTTAGCCCTCGTAGTGTATTGGTACAGCAACCATAAAACCGTGGTTCCACGCTCGATTATCTTCAATTACTGGTGGCTCAGCCTGATCATGATTGGCGGTCTACGCCTGATGATGCGGCAATATTTCCTGGGTGACTGGTTCACCGCCGCCCAGCATGTACCGTTTACCAATCGTGATGATGGTCTGCCGAAAGTTGCTATTTATGGCGCCGGGGCTGCCGGTAATCAGCTGGTGGCGGCGTTGCGCATGGGCCGGGTGATGCGGCCGGTTGCGTTCATTGACGACGACAACAGCATCGCTGATCGTGTCATTGCCGGGCTGCAGGTGTACCAACCCAAGCATATTCAAAAAATGATCGATACGACTGGCGCTCAGGAGATCTTGCTGGCAGTGCCGTCTTCGTCGAGAGGTCGTCGTCGGGAGATACTGACGCTGCTTGAAGGGTTCCCGCTGCATGTGCGAAGCGTCCCAGGTTTCATGGATCTGGCCAGCGGTCGGGTCAAGGTCGACGACATTCAGGAAGTGGATATTGCGGACCTTCTCGGGCGTGACCCGGTGCCTGCGCAAGCTGACCTGCTTGAGCATTGCATCGCAGGACAGTCCGTTCTGGTGACAGGGGCTGGGGGGTCAATCGGCTCCGAGCTTTGTCGACAAATTCTGGCGCTAAAGCCGACAACGTTGCTGCTTCTCGATCATAGCGAGTTCAATCTCTACAGCATTTTGTCCGAACTTGAGCCTCGTATCGTTCGGGAGTCGTTGTCTGTTCGGTTGCTGCCCATCTTGGGATCGGTCCGGGATCAGAACAAGTTGCTGGACGTCATGAAGACCTGGAATGTCGATACGGTCTATCACGCCGCTGCTTATAAACATGTCCCGATGGTTGAGCACAATATCGCCGAAGGCGTCCTGAACAATGTGATCGGGACATTGAACACGGCGCAGGCGGCGTTGCAGGCAGGTGTGTCGAACTTCGTCTTGATCTCTACAGATAAGGCCGTGCGCCCGACCAATGTAATGGGCAGCACCAAGCGGCTTGCTGAACTGACGTTGCAGGCCCTCAGTCGCGAGTTGGCGCCCGTATTGTTTGGCGACAAGGCCAACGTGTCACGCGTCAATAAAACCCGTTTCACTATGGTCCGGTTCGGCAATGTATTGGGCTCGTCCGGGTCGGTTATTCCGCTGTTCCATAAACAGATCAAGTCTGGCGGGCCGTTGACCGTTACCCACCCCAAGATCACCCGTTATTTCATGACGATCCCCGAGGCCGCTCAGTTGGTGATTCAGGCTGGGTCGATGGGGTTGGGTGGGGATGTATTTGTGCTCGATATGGGCGAACCCGTGAAGATAGTCGAACTGGCGCAGAAGATGATCCACCTGTCGGGCTTGAGTATTCGCTCTGAAAAGAATCCCCAAGGCGACATTTCAATTGTGTTCACAGGGCTACGACCAGGTGAGAAGCTTTACGAAGAGCTGTTGATCGGCGACAACGTCGTCGCAACCCAGCACCCGATGATTATGAGTGCCAACGAAGATCATCTGCCATGGGATGTGCTCAAGACCAGGTTGACCGAGTTGCTGGCTGCCATTGAGCATGATGACTACGCGAGGGTTCGTCAGTTGCTTAGAGATACGGTGAGCGGCTACGCCCCGGACGGCGAGATTGTCGACTGGATCTACCAACAGCGCCGTCTTGAGCCCTGA
- the rfaH gene encoding transcription/translation regulatory transformer protein RfaH produces the protein MNVSVTDPINIVDTAPAWYLVHCKPRQDERAEENLLRQGYTCYRPQHSYERVMRSRRLIITESLFPGYLFIQLAADANWAPLRSTRGVYRIVSFGGIPLRLDNSLIMHLQQRTAKAITPAFSAGDSVRITQGGFAELDAVFVSMDGEQRVVLLLNMLNRQQRISMPLVSIIKN, from the coding sequence ATGAATGTAAGCGTTACGGATCCCATAAACATTGTAGATACGGCCCCGGCCTGGTATCTCGTGCACTGCAAGCCCCGCCAGGATGAGCGTGCGGAAGAGAACCTGCTACGCCAGGGTTACACCTGCTATCGGCCGCAGCACAGCTACGAGCGAGTAATGCGCAGCCGTCGGCTAATCATTACTGAATCGCTGTTCCCTGGATATCTATTCATTCAACTGGCTGCCGATGCCAATTGGGCACCTCTGCGATCGACTCGCGGGGTCTACCGCATAGTGAGCTTCGGTGGTATTCCTCTGCGGCTCGATAACAGCCTGATCATGCATTTGCAGCAACGCACGGCAAAAGCTATCACACCGGCGTTTTCGGCAGGGGATAGCGTACGCATCACCCAAGGAGGCTTTGCCGAACTGGACGCGGTCTTCGTATCAATGGATGGCGAGCAGCGCGTAGTACTGCTGCTCAATATGCTCAACCGCCAGCAAAGGATCAGCATGCCACTGGTGAGTATAATCAAGAATTGA
- the wecB gene encoding non-hydrolyzing UDP-N-acetylglucosamine 2-epimerase: MKTLCVFGTRPEAIKMAPLALALAADERFESKVCVTGQHREMLDQVLGLFAIEPDFDLNVMKPGQDLTDVTTSILQGMKTVFAEFKPDVVLVHGDTATTFATSLAAYYQQIPVAHVEAGLRTGNIYSPWPEEANRKLTGVLANLHFAPTETSRANLLREGVAPAKIIVTGNTVIDALVDVIKRLDHDEELNAIASAPSAFLDPARKLILVTGHRRESFGDGFERICQALMEVAQQHPDVDIVYPVHLNPNVREPVNRLLSDISNVYLIEPLDYLPFASLMSRSHIILTDSGGIQEEAPSLGKPVLVMRDTTERPEAVDAGTVRLVGTETSNIVSELNRLLTDQDAYRAMSYAHNPYGDGHACGRIIDALCKIS; the protein is encoded by the coding sequence ATGAAAACTCTTTGTGTGTTTGGTACCCGCCCCGAAGCAATCAAGATGGCACCTTTGGCTTTGGCTTTGGCTGCTGACGAGCGCTTTGAGTCCAAGGTATGCGTGACTGGCCAGCACCGAGAAATGCTTGATCAAGTTTTGGGATTGTTTGCCATCGAGCCGGATTTCGACCTGAATGTCATGAAGCCCGGACAGGATCTGACAGACGTGACGACTTCGATCCTTCAGGGTATGAAAACTGTTTTTGCTGAGTTCAAGCCAGACGTCGTATTGGTTCATGGCGATACGGCCACAACGTTTGCGACCAGCCTAGCGGCTTATTATCAACAGATCCCGGTCGCGCACGTAGAAGCGGGCTTGCGGACAGGAAATATTTATTCCCCTTGGCCAGAGGAAGCCAATCGCAAACTGACCGGTGTTTTGGCTAACCTTCATTTCGCTCCCACCGAAACCTCCCGGGCCAACTTGCTACGAGAGGGCGTTGCTCCCGCGAAAATCATTGTCACGGGTAATACTGTGATCGATGCACTAGTGGACGTTATCAAGCGGCTCGACCATGATGAAGAGCTGAACGCCATAGCCTCTGCGCCTTCGGCATTTCTGGATCCTGCTCGCAAACTTATCCTGGTTACCGGGCATCGTCGTGAAAGTTTCGGTGACGGCTTCGAGCGTATTTGCCAGGCACTGATGGAGGTTGCCCAGCAACATCCTGATGTCGATATCGTTTACCCGGTTCACCTCAATCCCAACGTGCGTGAGCCGGTCAATCGTCTGCTCAGTGATATCAGCAACGTTTATCTGATCGAACCGTTGGATTACCTGCCCTTCGCCTCCTTGATGAGCCGCTCGCACATCATCCTGACCGACTCGGGTGGCATTCAGGAAGAAGCGCCTTCGTTGGGTAAGCCGGTGCTGGTCATGCGTGATACCACGGAGCGTCCCGAAGCCGTAGATGCAGGTACCGTTAGATTAGTGGGTACGGAGACGAGCAATATAGTTAGCGAACTAAATCGGCTGCTAACTGATCAAGATGCATACCGCGCCATGAGCTACGCCCATAATCCCTATGGCGATGGTCACGCCTGCGGTCGAATCATTGACGCCTTGTGCAAGATATCCTGA